The following coding sequences lie in one Enterococcus sp. 9E7_DIV0242 genomic window:
- a CDS encoding DUF1149 family protein: protein MEIKRQQELVEGFHYDMRKPDAEVETQLRVGFSPIESKDENYPAENTIIASRLEFRLAFDEYVLSGAVSQVSHIINRKIANQQDLSQEDVDELVAPLFDIVKRMAYELTEIALDKPGIQLNFQSSQPEEE, encoded by the coding sequence TTGGAAATCAAACGTCAACAAGAACTAGTGGAAGGCTTTCACTATGACATGCGTAAACCAGATGCAGAAGTTGAGACACAACTACGTGTAGGATTTTCTCCAATCGAATCAAAAGATGAGAACTATCCTGCTGAAAATACAATTATTGCGTCACGCTTGGAGTTTCGTTTAGCTTTTGATGAGTATGTATTGTCAGGAGCAGTTAGCCAAGTATCGCATATTATTAATCGTAAAATTGCGAACCAACAAGATTTATCTCAAGAAGATGTAGATGAATTAGTTGCTCCATTGTTCGATATCGTGAAGCGCATGGCTTATGAGTTAACAGAAATTGCTTTAGATAAGCCGGGCATTCAATTAAACTTCCAGTCATCACAACCGGAAGAAGAGTAG
- a CDS encoding FAD-dependent oxidoreductase: MRVVIVGGVAGGMSAATRLRRLSEETEIIVLEKGPYVSFANCGLPYFVSGEISEREELILQTPDQLKRRFNIDVLVETEAVGIDRENKQVSIKSHGKEEQLSYDKLILSPGAAPLVPPIDGLAEARNVYTLRNVPDVDKITAAIAEKQPKKAVVIGAGFIGLEMAENLKQSGLEVTIVEAAPQILPPLDREMAAFVENCLKAEGIAVYTGAAAESFKEEGQIIELGTGEKITSDFTILSIGVKPVNELAVAAGLATGLRGGIVVDENYQTNDPDIFAVGDAIIVNQQITNTEAMISLASPANRQGRQVADVISGMKRKNKGSIGTAIVRVFDLAAASTGLNERQLTDLGIAYKAVHITAKSHAGYFPESQPITLKLIFDPVSGKLFGAQAVGKDGVDKRIDTLATAIKAEMTVMDLPELEFTYAPPFGSAKDPVNMIGYAALNIVEGLSDNLQFYELKEAQKAGAVFLDVRNPEELKNNGSIGEDINIPLDELRERVDELPKDKQIIVSCQSGQRSYLAERILKNNGFNVKNLDGAFQIYSTVYPEEVKK, translated from the coding sequence ATGAGAGTAGTGATTGTCGGCGGAGTTGCCGGAGGAATGTCAGCAGCAACAAGATTGAGACGCCTTTCAGAGGAAACAGAGATCATTGTTTTAGAAAAAGGACCGTATGTTTCTTTTGCAAATTGCGGGTTACCCTATTTTGTGTCAGGAGAAATCAGTGAGCGAGAAGAATTGATTTTGCAAACACCAGATCAGTTGAAACGTCGCTTCAATATCGATGTTCTTGTTGAAACGGAGGCAGTAGGTATAGACAGAGAAAACAAACAGGTTTCAATTAAAAGTCATGGAAAAGAAGAACAGCTTTCCTATGATAAATTGATTCTTTCACCAGGAGCGGCACCGCTAGTACCGCCAATCGATGGTTTAGCAGAAGCTAGGAACGTATATACGTTGAGAAATGTACCGGATGTCGATAAAATCACAGCGGCAATTGCTGAAAAGCAGCCGAAAAAGGCCGTAGTGATCGGAGCTGGATTCATTGGCCTGGAAATGGCAGAAAATTTGAAGCAATCAGGATTGGAGGTAACGATCGTTGAAGCTGCACCACAGATTTTACCGCCACTTGATAGAGAGATGGCAGCCTTCGTGGAAAATTGTTTGAAAGCTGAGGGAATCGCTGTGTATACTGGTGCAGCCGCGGAGTCTTTTAAAGAAGAAGGACAAATCATCGAACTAGGCACAGGTGAGAAAATTACTAGTGATTTCACTATTCTTTCGATCGGTGTGAAGCCTGTCAATGAGTTGGCAGTTGCCGCTGGCTTGGCAACTGGCTTGAGAGGTGGTATCGTTGTCGATGAGAACTATCAGACCAATGATCCAGATATTTTTGCGGTAGGGGATGCAATTATCGTCAACCAACAGATCACAAATACAGAAGCAATGATTTCATTGGCTTCTCCGGCGAATCGACAAGGTAGACAGGTAGCAGATGTCATTTCTGGTATGAAGCGGAAAAATAAAGGAAGCATTGGCACGGCTATCGTCAGAGTTTTCGATTTGGCTGCAGCAAGTACTGGATTGAATGAACGCCAGTTGACTGATTTAGGGATTGCGTATAAAGCTGTTCACATCACAGCGAAAAGCCATGCGGGGTATTTTCCTGAGAGCCAGCCGATTACATTGAAGCTCATCTTTGATCCTGTAAGTGGAAAGCTCTTTGGGGCGCAAGCGGTAGGTAAAGATGGAGTAGACAAACGAATCGATACATTGGCGACAGCGATCAAAGCTGAAATGACTGTAATGGATTTACCTGAATTGGAATTTACGTATGCACCGCCATTCGGTTCCGCAAAAGATCCGGTCAATATGATTGGCTACGCAGCCTTAAACATTGTTGAAGGCCTGTCAGATAATCTTCAATTCTACGAGCTAAAGGAAGCTCAAAAGGCAGGTGCTGTCTTTCTGGATGTACGAAATCCAGAGGAGCTGAAGAATAATGGCAGTATTGGAGAAGATATCAATATACCATTGGATGAACTGAGGGAACGAGTGGATGAGCTGCCTAAGGACAAGCAGATCATCGTTAGCTGTCAAAGCGGACAACGCAGCTATTTGGCAGAAAGAATCCTAAAGAATAACGGATTTAACGTGAAAAATCTAGATGGTGCTTTTCAAATTTATAGTACAGTTTATCCTGAGGAGGTAAAGAAATAA
- a CDS encoding helix-turn-helix transcriptional regulator: protein MSQQSRMFYIMNYLSVHQETTAPFLAEKLEVSVRTIYRDLDNLSGLGFPVYAQNGRNGGIRLLENHQLPATFVTEEEQETILSGLENLAVTEFGGADELAVKMSSLFKRSADSWLAIDYSGWRKTEEKDYIELLTMARKQKRCVFLTYENSQGETSEREVAPNKLFFKQHNWYLSGYCYLKEAHRVFKLRRIKQLSISDRPLDPSLLTEDYMPEYSYQQLEFAIEAELLPRMQEELSNLQIEPLGKRLRVSTWLATGEWLFSYLLSYGASLEVLEPKEVRERIELEIQKYQKLYLKHDS, encoded by the coding sequence ATGTCTCAACAGTCGCGTATGTTTTATATCATGAACTATCTGAGCGTGCATCAAGAGACGACAGCTCCTTTTCTGGCGGAAAAGCTGGAGGTTTCTGTGCGAACGATTTACCGAGATCTGGACAATCTTTCCGGGCTCGGTTTTCCTGTTTATGCGCAAAATGGTCGAAACGGCGGGATACGATTACTGGAAAATCATCAGTTGCCCGCGACTTTTGTAACGGAGGAGGAGCAAGAGACGATTTTATCTGGATTAGAAAATCTTGCTGTAACTGAGTTTGGCGGTGCCGATGAGTTGGCTGTAAAGATGTCTTCCTTGTTCAAGCGTTCTGCGGATTCGTGGCTGGCTATCGATTATTCTGGTTGGCGTAAAACAGAGGAAAAAGACTATATCGAGCTATTGACGATGGCTAGAAAACAAAAGAGATGCGTGTTTCTTACCTATGAGAACAGCCAAGGCGAGACGAGTGAGCGTGAGGTTGCACCGAATAAGCTTTTCTTTAAGCAGCATAATTGGTATTTGTCTGGTTATTGCTATTTAAAAGAGGCACATCGGGTTTTCAAGCTGAGACGAATCAAACAGCTGAGCATATCGGATCGTCCACTTGATCCGTCACTTTTGACAGAGGATTACATGCCGGAATATTCCTATCAGCAATTGGAATTTGCGATTGAGGCAGAGTTGCTGCCGAGAATGCAAGAGGAGTTGTCGAATTTGCAGATCGAACCGCTGGGTAAACGTTTAAGGGTAAGTACTTGGCTCGCAACTGGGGAATGGCTTTTTTCATACTTGCTTTCGTATGGTGCATCGTTAGAGGTACTGGAACCGAAAGAAGTGAGGGAGCGAATTGAGTTGGAAATTCAAAAATATCAGAAGCTTTATTTAAAACATGACAGCTAG
- a CDS encoding rhodanese-like domain-containing protein, which produces MFLFNRIKAISGKQLESQLTERPIILDVREKSEFIGGHIPGAVNVPLGKVKNYKPKKEQPIYVICQSGIRSKQAVKILMKKEIDAVHVKGGMIRWQGAVKGGNY; this is translated from the coding sequence ATGTTTCTATTTAATAGAATTAAAGCAATTTCTGGAAAACAACTGGAAAGTCAATTAACGGAACGTCCAATTATTTTGGATGTTCGAGAAAAATCAGAGTTTATCGGTGGTCATATACCTGGGGCGGTAAATGTTCCGTTAGGAAAAGTAAAGAACTATAAACCAAAGAAAGAGCAACCGATTTATGTGATTTGCCAGTCTGGCATTAGAAGCAAACAAGCTGTAAAAATATTGATGAAAAAAGAGATCGATGCTGTGCATGTCAAAGGTGGAATGATCCGTTGGCAAGGTGCAGTCAAAGGAGGAAATTATTAA
- a CDS encoding L-cystine transporter yields the protein MTTLITVLVVLAFLGVVYAFYRMQAKHLKFSTRVFAALGVGIVLGAIIQIAFGTQSDITTQAMEWIGIVGNGYVALLQMLIMPLVFVSIVGAFTKMKESNKLGKISFNVLATLLGTTAVAALIGYGSTILFGLQGAQFTEGTAETARIAELATRQETIENLSIPQQILSFIPKNVFADLAGTRATSTIGVVIFAAFVGIAYLGVKKKAPKEAEFFANLIDSLYKIVMRIVTLVLRLTPYGVLALMTSVVATSDFEAILNLGKFVVASYAALIVVLLLHLAILAAIKVNPLNYLKKAFPVLSFAFTSRSSAGALPLNIETQTKALGVDETTANFAASFGLSIGQNGCAGVYPAMLATIVAPTVGIDVFSLEFVLMLIAIVTISSFGVAGVGGGATFASLIVLGAMNLPVAIVGLVISVEPLIDMARTAVNVSDSMVAGMVASSRIDQLDRSVITDDELVVEAK from the coding sequence ATGACAACACTCATCACAGTTTTAGTGGTTCTTGCATTTCTTGGCGTAGTTTATGCCTTTTATCGGATGCAGGCAAAACACTTGAAATTCTCAACACGGGTATTTGCGGCGTTAGGTGTAGGTATCGTATTGGGCGCAATCATTCAAATCGCTTTTGGTACACAGAGCGATATTACTACTCAAGCAATGGAATGGATCGGAATCGTTGGTAATGGTTATGTAGCGTTATTGCAAATGTTGATCATGCCATTGGTATTTGTTTCTATCGTAGGAGCATTTACAAAAATGAAAGAGTCCAATAAGCTGGGAAAAATCAGCTTTAATGTTTTGGCTACTTTATTAGGAACGACAGCAGTAGCGGCATTGATTGGATATGGCAGTACTATTTTATTTGGATTACAAGGGGCGCAGTTTACAGAAGGTACAGCAGAAACAGCACGTATCGCTGAGCTGGCAACGAGACAGGAAACGATTGAAAATCTGTCTATTCCACAGCAAATCCTGTCATTTATCCCGAAAAATGTTTTTGCAGATCTTGCCGGCACGCGAGCAACAAGTACGATTGGGGTCGTTATCTTTGCGGCTTTCGTAGGTATCGCGTATCTTGGCGTAAAGAAAAAAGCGCCAAAAGAAGCGGAATTTTTTGCTAATTTGATTGATAGTTTGTACAAAATCGTTATGAGAATCGTTACATTAGTTCTACGTTTAACACCTTATGGGGTCTTGGCGTTGATGACAAGTGTCGTAGCGACAAGTGATTTTGAAGCAATTTTGAACTTAGGTAAATTTGTAGTGGCATCCTATGCGGCGTTGATTGTTGTTTTGTTGCTCCATTTGGCTATTCTAGCAGCAATAAAGGTTAACCCGTTGAACTACTTGAAAAAAGCATTCCCGGTATTGAGCTTTGCTTTTACTTCAAGATCAAGTGCAGGAGCACTACCTTTAAATATTGAAACTCAAACAAAAGCGCTGGGTGTCGATGAAACAACAGCGAATTTTGCGGCAAGCTTTGGCTTGTCCATTGGTCAGAACGGCTGTGCGGGAGTTTATCCTGCGATGCTTGCAACAATTGTAGCGCCAACGGTAGGAATTGATGTATTCAGCTTAGAATTCGTCTTGATGTTGATCGCCATCGTAACAATCAGCTCCTTCGGTGTTGCCGGAGTTGGTGGTGGTGCGACCTTTGCTTCATTGATCGTTCTTGGCGCAATGAACTTGCCAGTAGCAATTGTTGGTTTGGTTATTTCTGTAGAGCCATTGATCGACATGGCAAGAACAGCAGTAAACGTGAGTGACAGCATGGTAGCAGGTATGGTTGCCAGCTCTCGAATCGATCAATTGGATCGCTCTGTCATTACAGATGATGAATTAGTTGTAGAAGCAAAATAG
- a CDS encoding ACT domain-containing protein, with protein MRAVLTVIGKDKVGIIAGVSTKLAEMGINILDVSQTIMEEYFTMMMILSFSGKEINFEAIREELNLLGKELGVKISIQNEEIFNVMHKL; from the coding sequence ATGCGTGCAGTGTTAACAGTAATTGGTAAGGATAAGGTAGGAATTATTGCGGGGGTCAGCACAAAGCTGGCGGAAATGGGAATTAATATCTTAGATGTTTCGCAAACAATCATGGAAGAGTATTTTACAATGATGATGATTCTATCTTTTTCAGGAAAAGAGATAAACTTTGAGGCGATTCGTGAAGAACTGAATTTGCTTGGGAAAGAGCTTGGTGTGAAGATCAGCATTCAAAACGAAGAGATTTTTAATGTCATGCACAAGCTATAA
- a CDS encoding GyrI-like domain-containing protein: protein MNVYEIGSIRTNNFTADMGEKIGGLWQQVMPDIQGIAPIYAIYHEYESNYTGDYTLSLAVEPAKSENILELDEGQYRIFPVEQTPEDPSRNNVAETWQKIWQLEESGSLNRRYEKDYEKYAADGTVAIHIGIN from the coding sequence ATGAATGTTTACGAAATTGGCTCAATCAGAACCAATAATTTTACCGCAGATATGGGGGAGAAAATTGGCGGCTTATGGCAACAGGTTATGCCAGATATACAGGGGATCGCACCGATCTATGCGATATATCATGAGTATGAAAGCAACTACACTGGTGACTATACTCTGTCGCTAGCGGTAGAACCGGCGAAGAGTGAAAATATACTGGAATTAGATGAAGGGCAGTATCGAATATTTCCAGTCGAACAGACACCTGAAGACCCGTCTAGGAATAATGTTGCTGAAACTTGGCAGAAAATTTGGCAACTAGAGGAATCCGGTAGCTTGAATCGTCGCTATGAGAAGGATTACGAGAAGTATGCCGCAGATGGCACTGTAGCAATTCATATCGGCATCAATTAA
- a CDS encoding metal-sensitive transcriptional regulator, whose translation MQCDKKIANRLKRSEGQIRGILNMMEEGKDCREVVTQLMAVRSSIDKVIGLVVTENLVQCMNEKDIDLSSEEVEKALEMIVKTR comes from the coding sequence ATGCAGTGCGACAAAAAAATAGCGAATCGTCTAAAACGCTCGGAAGGTCAGATACGAGGCATCCTCAACATGATGGAAGAGGGCAAGGATTGCAGAGAAGTCGTTACCCAGCTGATGGCTGTTCGCTCAAGTATTGATAAAGTGATTGGGTTGGTTGTGACAGAAAACCTCGTGCAATGTATGAATGAAAAAGACATTGATCTATCCAGTGAAGAGGTAGAAAAAGCGTTGGAAATGATCGTGAAGACAAGATAG
- a CDS encoding rhodanese-like domain-containing protein produces the protein MYQTMMVPEFEQLVKNEKVNILDVREVDEFQSGHIEGAINLPLSGFPEAAEALDQTKAYHVICHSGSRSQMACDYLGSNGFDTTNIMGGMSTWRGAIV, from the coding sequence ATGTATCAAACAATGATGGTTCCGGAATTTGAGCAGTTGGTAAAGAACGAGAAGGTGAATATTCTTGATGTTAGAGAAGTGGATGAGTTTCAATCTGGTCATATTGAAGGAGCAATCAATCTTCCTTTAAGTGGCTTTCCTGAGGCGGCAGAGGCATTGGATCAGACGAAAGCGTACCATGTTATCTGTCATTCTGGCAGTCGTTCACAAATGGCCTGTGACTATCTTGGTTCTAATGGCTTCGATACAACGAATATCATGGGTGGTATGTCCACTTGGAGAGGAGCAATCGTCTAA
- a CDS encoding DJ-1/PfpI family protein has product MKVLVLLAKGFETMEFSVFIDVLGWADNDFGAEIQTVTCGMQKTVNSTFNVPINVDVLLDEVDVSDYAALAIPGGFEEYGFYEEAYSEPFLELIRRFEKQGKPVASICVAALPLAKSGILADRKATTYHLKDGQRQKQLADMGVEVLAKQPIVIDRQVITSYCPETAVHVAFELLELLTDKSMRQQVMHAMGY; this is encoded by the coding sequence ATGAAAGTATTGGTTTTACTCGCAAAAGGTTTTGAAACGATGGAATTTAGTGTGTTTATTGATGTACTTGGCTGGGCAGATAATGATTTTGGTGCAGAAATTCAAACTGTAACCTGTGGGATGCAGAAAACGGTCAATAGTACTTTTAATGTACCGATCAATGTAGATGTGTTACTTGATGAGGTCGATGTGTCTGACTATGCGGCACTAGCGATTCCCGGTGGCTTTGAAGAATATGGCTTCTATGAAGAAGCATACAGTGAACCATTTTTAGAACTGATTCGTCGTTTTGAGAAGCAAGGAAAACCAGTTGCCTCGATTTGTGTGGCAGCCTTACCGTTGGCTAAAAGTGGTATTTTAGCAGACAGAAAAGCAACGACCTATCATTTGAAGGATGGCCAGCGTCAAAAACAGTTAGCGGATATGGGGGTAGAGGTACTTGCAAAACAGCCAATTGTTATTGACCGTCAGGTGATTACGTCTTATTGCCCGGAGACAGCAGTTCATGTTGCTTTTGAGCTGTTGGAGCTTTTGACGGATAAATCGATGCGTCAGCAAGTGATGCATGCAATGGGCTATTAA
- a CDS encoding DUF5960 family protein gives MLENVIKQQETFLTDYRNVSNQPNESDEKILERVLLHLNQTGENTFTLPAAETASGVPATFPFERQLLTREYDGTLETEYTYAGKPFEVDEQTDEQPEW, from the coding sequence ATGTTAGAAAATGTCATTAAGCAACAAGAAACCTTCTTAACAGATTACAGAAATGTCAGTAATCAGCCAAATGAATCCGATGAAAAAATTCTTGAACGTGTATTGCTGCACTTGAATCAGACGGGTGAGAATACCTTTACTTTACCAGCAGCTGAAACAGCCTCTGGGGTTCCAGCAACCTTTCCATTTGAACGCCAGCTGCTTACTCGTGAATACGATGGAACATTAGAGACAGAATATACCTACGCAGGTAAACCGTTTGAAGTAGATGAACAGACGGATGAACAACCGGAATGGTAA
- a CDS encoding PFL family protein encodes METTQILETIRMIEEENLDIRTITMGISLLDCIDSDSDKACQKIYDKITRVAKNLVRVGEDIEAEYGIPIINKRISVTPISIIAAASADEDYVKYAITLDKAAQAVGVNFIGGFSALVEKGYQFGDDRLINSIPQALAETDFVCSSVNIGSTRAGINMDAVRHMGYIIKETAEKSDMGCAKLVVFANAVEDNPFMAGAFHGVGEADCVINVGVSGPGVVKRALEKVKGEPFDVIAEVVKQTAFKITRMGQLVGRIASQRLDVPFGIVDLSLAPTPAVGDSVAHILEEMGLESVGTHGTTAALALLNDAVKKGGVMACNHVGGLSGAFIPVSEDAGMIDAVNNGALNLEKLEAMTAICSVGLDMIAIPGATSAETIAAMIADEAAIGVINHKTTAVRIIPAKDTKVGDMVEFGGLLGRAPVMKVNPYASTDFILRGGRIPAPIHSFKN; translated from the coding sequence TTGGAAACCACGCAAATATTAGAAACGATTCGAATGATCGAAGAAGAAAATTTAGATATTCGTACGATTACAATGGGGATTTCTTTATTGGATTGTATTGACAGTGACAGCGATAAGGCTTGTCAGAAAATTTACGATAAAATCACACGTGTAGCGAAAAATTTGGTACGAGTTGGTGAGGACATCGAAGCAGAATATGGGATTCCGATCATCAATAAACGAATCTCTGTTACACCGATCAGCATCATTGCAGCAGCAAGTGCAGATGAGGATTATGTAAAATACGCAATAACTTTAGATAAAGCGGCTCAAGCAGTGGGCGTCAATTTTATCGGCGGCTTCAGTGCATTAGTGGAGAAGGGCTATCAGTTTGGTGATGATCGTTTGATCAACTCGATTCCTCAAGCCTTGGCGGAAACTGATTTTGTCTGTTCTTCCGTTAACATTGGTTCGACAAGAGCAGGAATCAACATGGATGCGGTTCGTCACATGGGATACATTATCAAAGAAACAGCTGAAAAATCTGATATGGGCTGTGCCAAGCTGGTTGTTTTTGCGAATGCAGTAGAGGATAATCCGTTTATGGCTGGAGCGTTCCACGGTGTAGGAGAAGCAGATTGTGTTATTAATGTTGGAGTCAGTGGACCGGGTGTCGTTAAACGTGCGTTAGAAAAAGTCAAAGGCGAACCTTTTGATGTGATCGCTGAGGTTGTGAAGCAAACGGCGTTCAAAATCACACGAATGGGTCAGTTGGTTGGCCGAATCGCTTCCCAACGCCTGGATGTACCATTTGGGATCGTCGATTTGTCCTTAGCACCTACGCCTGCTGTAGGAGATAGTGTGGCACATATCCTGGAAGAAATGGGTCTGGAAAGTGTGGGGACACATGGTACAACGGCAGCTTTGGCTTTACTAAACGATGCTGTGAAAAAAGGCGGCGTGATGGCGTGTAATCATGTTGGCGGTCTTTCAGGCGCATTTATCCCGGTTTCTGAGGATGCTGGTATGATTGATGCTGTGAACAATGGCGCGTTAAATCTTGAAAAGCTTGAAGCGATGACAGCTATTTGCTCGGTTGGGTTGGATATGATTGCGATTCCGGGTGCGACATCTGCTGAGACGATTGCAGCCATGATTGCTGATGAAGCAGCGATTGGTGTAATCAATCATAAGACAACTGCTGTTCGGATCATTCCGGCGAAAGATACAAAGGTTGGCGATATGGTGGAATTCGGTGGTTTATTGGGAAGAGCACCGGTAATGAAGGTTAATCCATATGCTTCTACAGATTTCATTTTACGGGGGGGACGAATCCCGGCGCCGATCCATTCGTTTAAAAATTAG
- a CDS encoding MerR family transcriptional regulator: protein MKINEVSKKYQLSLSTLRYYEKIGLLDPVERVSGIRQYGDQDFDRIEFILCMKESGLSLEMIKEYFDLYKEGDHTLEKRLSLLQKQEQETKEKLERVQATLDYIHYKMGLTKSNIKKRDKGKAEPVKSS, encoded by the coding sequence ATGAAGATCAATGAAGTCAGTAAAAAATATCAGCTATCCTTATCTACCTTGCGTTACTATGAAAAAATTGGATTGCTTGATCCTGTAGAGAGGGTTAGTGGTATTCGCCAATATGGAGACCAAGATTTCGATCGGATCGAATTCATCCTCTGTATGAAGGAGTCTGGACTAAGTCTTGAGATGATCAAAGAGTATTTTGACCTCTATAAAGAAGGCGATCATACGTTGGAGAAACGACTGAGCTTGCTGCAAAAGCAGGAGCAGGAAACCAAAGAAAAGCTGGAAAGAGTGCAAGCAACATTAGACTATATCCATTATAAAATGGGATTGACAAAGTCAAATATAAAAAAACGAGATAAGGGAAAAGCGGAGCCTGTTAAAAGCAGTTAG
- a CDS encoding diacylglycerol/lipid kinase family protein: MNVLLAINPSAGGEQAKEYQDLAEESLKKRFDEVTTVLTEGEGDATRLAKKAAEENYDAFFVMGGDGTVNEGISGLAELEERPAFGFFPLGTVNDLARALGISMDPKEAIRQVENYQTRKLDIGKINQSYFMNVVAIGAIPETLNETSIEDKTKFGKLAYVWNGLKSFMGNQSYDFRLVLDGEEQTIHSSTVIIGLTNSIGGFETLLPHAEINDGLCHLIYLKDGSKLETLQAVPELLKGVEKESDHLNYLTFKKGTIELMSGESLQVNVDGDPGDELPIDIRILSGHLDVYCPID, translated from the coding sequence ATGAACGTTTTATTGGCAATCAATCCAAGTGCCGGTGGAGAGCAAGCAAAAGAGTATCAAGACTTGGCTGAAGAGAGTTTAAAAAAGCGTTTTGATGAAGTAACCACTGTTTTAACAGAGGGCGAAGGTGATGCGACGAGGCTAGCTAAAAAAGCTGCTGAGGAAAACTACGATGCCTTTTTTGTCATGGGTGGTGACGGGACAGTCAATGAAGGAATCAGTGGTTTAGCAGAATTAGAAGAACGTCCTGCATTTGGCTTTTTCCCGTTAGGAACAGTGAACGATTTAGCAAGAGCCTTAGGAATTTCAATGGACCCGAAGGAAGCAATTCGACAAGTTGAAAATTATCAAACGAGGAAGCTGGATATTGGCAAAATCAACCAATCGTATTTTATGAATGTGGTAGCAATTGGGGCGATTCCTGAAACACTTAATGAAACGAGTATCGAAGATAAAACAAAGTTTGGAAAGCTAGCTTATGTTTGGAATGGACTAAAAAGCTTTATGGGGAATCAATCCTATGATTTTCGTTTGGTTTTGGATGGCGAAGAGCAGACGATCCACAGTAGTACAGTGATTATTGGTTTAACGAATTCAATTGGTGGCTTTGAAACGCTGCTGCCTCATGCAGAAATCAATGATGGTCTGTGTCATTTGATTTATCTCAAAGATGGCTCGAAGCTTGAGACGCTTCAAGCTGTGCCTGAGTTACTTAAAGGTGTGGAAAAGGAAAGCGATCATTTGAACTATCTGACGTTCAAAAAGGGAACGATTGAATTGATGTCAGGGGAGTCTCTCCAAGTGAATGTGGATGGTGATCCGGGAGATGAGTTACCAATCGATATTCGTATCCTTTCTGGACATCTGGATGTGTACTGTCCGATTGATTAA